The Drosophila biarmipes strain raj3 chromosome 2L, RU_DBia_V1.1, whole genome shotgun sequence genome has a window encoding:
- the LOC108033650 gene encoding glycoprotein endo-alpha-1,2-mannosidase has product MLLKKYVKTRRKVKILLLLAIVGLLVITIIVLGSSGRNAAIELLLDERFIARAYRPGDQPQPPEKPLPAAVALLQPQRENGVIVPEKYDEQKIKERIIQSKIDLMKQQQQRDREAEQSSRTTLDVVISAVHIFYTAPVPWYKSKKPPPPPAEHPNDLPVTTPRPVRILNTAFYPALGLYKPSASLLSQHFENIRSCGIGVLILSFSGGKPAEAALLHQILELAPQHNLSVTFELSVAGNQSVEYVRQQLQEIATYSSLPGFYKVWSQSRGVSLPVLYVSNAYKLSDSLGRLLCRTPSLVEPDGLRRVLDALFIGHIRLKSHADVVRRLCFDGFYSKLPSNGAVFASTWKNWSYLKSFALSYKMLFVPTVGPGFAERNKFPRHGDIQRHRSNGRYYGVAWRTAILNHVGFINIASYNNWPDGSQIEEVMPRAGFLDYNPGSRTKYLDLTAHWVGNFLKTRQEAAAAASPASPQNCYELLNGTIC; this is encoded by the exons ATGCTGCTGAAAAAGTACGTGAAAACGCGGCGTAAGGTGAAGATCCTTCTCCTGCTGGCCATCGTCGGTCTACTGGTCATCACCATCATCGTGCTGGGCTCCAGCGGACGAAATGCGGCCATCGAACTGCTGCTGGACGAGCGGTTCATTGCCCGAGCCTACAGGCCCGGGGACCAGCCTCAACCGCCGGAAAAGCCACTGCCAGCGGCTGTTGCCCTGCTCCAGCCACAGCGGGAGAATGGAGTGATTGTGCCCGAGAAGTACGACGAGCAGAAGATCAAGGAGCGCATCATCCAGAGTAAAATAGATCTGatgaagcagcagcagcagcgggacCGCGAGGCAGAGCAGTCG TCAAGAACCACTTTGGATGTGGTGATCTCAGCAGTGCACATTTTCTACACAGCCCCAGTGCCGTGGTACAAGTCCAAGaagccaccaccgccgccagcAGAGCATCCAAACGACTTACCAGTAACGACGCCGCGACCAGTCAGGATTCTCAACACAGCCTTCTATCCGGCATTGGGTCTGTACAAGCCCAGTGCTTCGCTGCTCTCCCAGCACTTTGAGAACATTCGGAGCTGTGGCATTGGAGTGCTGATCCTGAGTTTTTCCGGTGGCAAGCCAGCGGAGGCGGCTCTACTCCATCAGATCCTGGAACTGGCACCGCAGCATAATCTTAGCGTTACCTTTGAGCTCAGTGTAGCTGGAAACCAGAGCGTGGAGTATGTGCGGCAGCAGCTTCAGGAGATCGCCACATACTCCAGTCTTCCCGGATTCTACAAGGTGTGGAGTCAGTCGAGAGGCGTCTCCTTGCCAGTGCTCTACGTGAGCAATGCCTACAAACTGAGTGATAGCCTGGGCAGGCTGCTCTGTCGGACGCCTTCGCTGGTGGAGCCGGATGGGCTGAGAAGGGTACTGGACGCCTTATTCATAGGACACATAAG GCTCAAAAGCCACGCAGATGTCGTGCGACGGTTGTGCTTCGACGGTTTCTATAGCAAGCTGCCCAGTAATGGAGCTGTCTTCGCCAGCACCTGGAAAAACTGGTCGTATTTGAAATCGTTTGCATTATCCTACAAAATGCTGTTTGTGCCCACTGTGGGACCGGGATTTGCGGAGAGGAACAAGTTCCCACGCCATGGGGACATTCAACGGCATCGCAGCAATGGAAGG TACTATGGCGTAGCCTGGCGAACAGCCATTCTCAACCATGTGGGTTTCATAAACATAGCCAGCTACAACAACTGGCCTGATGGCAGCCAAATCGAGGAGGTGATGCCCCGTGCCGGATTCCTGGACTACAATCCTGGCTCAAGAACCAAGTATCTGGATCTCACAGCCCACTGGGTGGGAAACTTCTTGAAGACCCGccaggaggcggcggcggcagcttCCCCGGCATCGCCCCAAAATTGCTACGAGCTCTTGAACGGGACTATTTGCTAG
- the LOC108033656 gene encoding uncharacterized protein LOC108033656, with the protein MSTPKPKNMDTPEGKRTKGQGPNGVKGCCCKRSQCIKNYCDCYQSMAICTKFCRCVGCRNTEVRKVVDSDSGAKNSSAVKRQKAAAMSAKAAAAAAKAGINVQMKGLQAGGPGVGLPGKAPATPKPLGFVAGQPPMPVSINIIAARPPTSGSAPVRITKPPVEQLPVAPVIPLRQDDRRERNLFVQPVNASLLECILIQATEAEQLGLSELQVGQLVLAEFIRGYKGILEKICEYNKDFY; encoded by the exons ATGTCAACTCCGAAGCCAAAAAATATGGATACCCCCGAAGGGAAAAGGACCAAAGGCCAAGGACCAAACGGTGTGAAAGGATGCTGTTGCAAGAGGTCGCAGTGCATTAAAAACTACTGCGATTGCTACCAGTCCATGGCGATTTGCACCAAATTTTGTCGATGCGTTG GTTGCAGGAACACGGAGGTTCGCAAGGTCGTGGACTCCGACTCTGGGGCCAAGAATTCCAGTGCCGTGAAACGGCAAAAGGCAGCTGCCATGAGTGCAAAGGCAGCAGCTGCGGCTGCCAAGGCGGGCATTAATGTCCAGATGAAGGGGCTCCAGGCAGGCGGACCGGGAGTAGGGCTACCCGGAAAAGCCCCGGCTACGCCCAAACCCCTTGGCTTTGTAGCAGGTCAACCACCAATGCCGGTTTCTATTAACATAATCGCTGCTCGTCCCCCAACTAGTGGCTCCGCTCCAGTCAGAATAACAAAACCGCCGGTGGAGCAGCTGCCAGTTGCTCCAGTAATTCCGTTGCGGCAAGATGATCGCAGAGAGCGGAACCTCTTCGTCCAGCCGGTCAACGCCTCTCTGCTGGAATGCATTCTCATCCAGGCCACTGAAGCCGAGCAGTTGGGACTCAGCGAACTCCAAGTGGGTCAGTTGGTGCTTGCGGAATTCATCCGCGGCTACAAGGGTATCTTGGAAAAAATCTGCGAATataataaagatttttattgA